Genomic window (Synechococcus sp. LA31):
GCGCGGCGACGGGGAGATCCATGCCCATCGGCAGCCACCTCCAGATCCACCGGATCAACGTCGCTGAAGGTCTTGGCATCGCCCAGGCTCAGCTGGATGGCGGGATGCCGCTCCGCGGCCTGCAACAGCAGCTCCATCAGGGGCTGATGCTGCAGGATCCAGCCCACGGCATCAGCATCAGCCCGGCCGCTGCGGCCCGGCAGGTCAGCCACTTGAAAAGGAACCTGACGGTGCAAGGCACGATCACAGAGCTCCAGGCGGCGGAAGGGAGCCAGATAGGGCTGCAGCGGTTGCCAGAGCTCCAGCGCCTCCAGCAGCTCAGCGCTGGAATGGGTGAGGGCATAGGCACGGCTACGGGCGAGCAGTGCCTGAGCCGGTTGCGGGTCGCACAGCTCCACCTGCCAGCCGCTGCGCACCAACGCCAGGGCAGCCAGGCTGCCCGTGGGGCCAGCCCCGAACACACGGGCCCGCAACGCGCCAGCGCCGGGGACTGGTGATCGGCTTTGCATGGGCTGGGACACAAAAAAACCGCAGCACGATTCTGTGCTGCGGTTGATGGAGGCGTGAGCCTGGAGCCTCTCAGAGGCGATCAGCCGATGCCGAGCAGGCCACGGGTGAAGGATTCACCGCCGAGAGCCAATTCGGTAGCCAGCAGAGCAATGAAGCCCAGCATCGCCATACGGCCGTTGAGCTTTTCTGCACGCTCGTGGAAGCCCCAACCGTTTTCGGCTTCCACCACCTGCATGCGGGGCTCTGAGGCGAAGGCGTTGAGGCGACCGCCGTCTTCCTGCGTGACGGTGGCGCCGCGGATGACGGGGGTATTCGATTGGGTCATGTCGCGTCCTGATGTGTGATCAGATTGTAACGCAATGTTTCGCGTTCCTACGCAATGCAAAGGCGCTGCACTCGTGCACCCCTGCAGGCTTCAACGCAGGCGTTTGAGGCAGAGCTCTTCAAAAGCAGGACGAAGCAGGTAGGGGTAGTCGCCCACCCAGAGCTTGAGCTGGGGCAACCAGGCGTCACTGAGAGCGCCAATTCGCGAGAAATCCTTGCGCTCGCTGAGCACCAAACACCGCACCACCATGCCCCGGCGGATCAGCTTGTGCTTTTTGTCGTAGGGAAAGCGGATCGTGCCTAGATAGCCCTCGTCGTCCTCCAACTCCAAGCACAGCCAGGTACGCCGGTTTTCCACCATCTCGAGTCGGCCCTGACGGTCAGTGGTTTCCTGGCGTCCCTCCACCAATTCCTTGGTGAAATAGTCCGCTACTTCCCCCTCAAAGATCGCAGCAGCTGGATAGCGGCGCAGGGTGGCGTTCTTGCGGCCTGCCTCCACAATCGGGCCCCACAGCAGATAGAGCAGAAACACCACGCCGATCACCAGGAAGATCGGCCCCGCCTGGCTGGAGAACAGCAGCGTCTGGCTGATCAGCAGGGTGATCACGCCCCCGATCACGGAAATAAACACGCGCTGCAGCAGCTTTTGGGGGCTGCCAGAGCAGGCAGTGAACTGAGGGCCAGTGGCGACCGCCGGGATCAACCGCGGCAACTCTCCGGGACGCAGGGGAATGAGCATGGCGCCAGTGTCGAGGCGTGTGGGGCTCAGAGCAAGCGCTCGAGGCCGTACACCAGCCCTTGGAGCTGGCGCACCTTGCGCACACTCAGCAGCACGCCGGGCATGTAAGCGGAGCGATCGATCGTGTCGTGGCGGAGGGTGTAGGTCTCACCCGGAGCCCCAAACATCACCTCTTGATGGGCGACCAGACCCGGCAGGCGGATCGAATGCAAACGCAGGCCACTGGAGCGTTCACCGCCGCGGCAACCGGCCAGGGTTTCGTGCTCCTCCACCTGCTGGGGGTTGAAGCTCTTGCCCAGTTCCTCCATCAGCTCAGCGGTTTTGATGCAGGTGCCGCTGGGGGCATCGGCCTTGCGGTTGTGATGGAGCTCGGTGAGTTCGGCGAAGTCGTAGAAGCGAGCGGCGGCGGCGGCAGCCTGCTGCAGCAGCACCATACCCACGGAGAAATTGGGGATCACGGCGCCGCCCACCGAGGCCTTCTCAGCAAAGGTGGCCAGATCGGCCAACTGTTCAGGGCTGAGGCCAGTGGTGCCGATCACCGGATGCACGCCATAGGCGATCGCGCCGCGGGTGTGCTCGTACACAACAGAGGGATGGGTGAAATCCACCAACACCGCGCCGGCGCCAGGCCCGTCGTTGCGCACCGCTTGGCTGGCTTGGCAGAGACAACCTTCAAAATCAGCGGTGATGGCCACCTCCAGCTCAGCCAGACCCAGCTCAAGCCCCACATCCGCTCCTTCTTTGCCGGATGTGGTGTCGATCGCGCCCACCAAACGGCAATCAGGGGAGGCCGTCACCGCCTTCACCACTTCAGCGCCCATGCGGCCCAGAGCTCCAGCCACCACCACCGCAATCGGCTGGCTGGTGGCGGTGCTGGCGGAGGCAGGGCTGGCGGTCATCAACGGTTCAGGTGGCTAACGCAAGCGTTGAGCCTATGGGTCGCCCCGCGCAGGAGCTGTAACAGCTTGGAATCCCTGCTCGCACAGGCGCCCAGGCCTACGTAGGCTCCTTCACATTGCTCAATCAGCGCGCATGTTCACGCAGGTCCGCTCCGCTTCCCGCCGCGTCAGCCCCGCGGAGGCGAATGGCCGGGCCGTGATGAAGGCCGTGTATGTGGTGCTTGAGCCTCAGTACCAAAACGCCCTCACCCAGGCGGCGACCTCACTCAATGATCAAAACGGCCCGCTGGCTATTGACCTAAGCGGCTACCTGATCGAGGAATTGCGCGACCCTGGCAACTACGCCGATTTCTGCGCCGATGTGGCTGAAGCCGATGTGTTCATCGGCTCCTTGATCTTCCTCGAAGATCTGGCTCAGAAAGTGGTCGAAGCGGTAGCCCCCCACCGCGATCGCCTCAAAGCCGCAGTGGTGTTCCCCTCCATGCCGGAGGTGATGCGCCTGAACAAGCTCGGCACCTTCTCCATGGCCCAGTTGGGCCAGAGCAAGAGCGCCATCGCCGGCTTCATGAAAAAGCGCAAGGAGGCCGGCGGCGCTGGCTTCCAAGACGCGATGCTCAAGCTGCTCAACACCCTTCCAACGGTGTTGAAGTACCTCCCCGTGGAGAAGGCACAGGATGCCCGCTCCTTCATGCTCAGCTTCCAATATTGGCTCGGCGGCACGCCAGACAACCTGCGCAACTTCCTGTTGATGCTGGCGGACAAATATGTGTTCCCCCGCAGCGCAAATGATCGCCCTGAGCTGCAGGTTGCTGATCCAGTTGTGTTCCCTGATCTGGGCATCTGGCATCCCCTGGCACCAGGGATGTTTGAAGACCTCAAGGAATACCTGAACTGGAACGCCAGCCGCAAAGATCTCTCTGAGAAGGCGCGCCAGGGCCCAGTGATCGGCCTGGTGTTGCAACGAAGCCACATCGTCACTGGCGATGAGGCCCACTACGTGGCGGTGATTCAAGAGATGGAATTCCGCGGCGCCACGGTGATTCCGGTGTTCTGCGGCGGTCTCGACTTCACCAAGCCGGTGAACGCCTTCTTCTACGACCCAATCAATCCCGACATGCCGCTGGTCGACGGCGTGGTGTCACTGACCGGTTTTGCTCTGGTGGGCGGCCCGGCCCGTCAGGATCACCCCAAGGCGATCGAAGTGCTGAAGAAGCTCAATCGCCCCTACATGGTGGCGCTGCCTCTGGTGTTCCAAACCACCCAGGAGTGGGAGGAGAGCGATCTCGGTCTGCACCCAGTGCAGGTGGCCCTGCAAATCGCCATTCCCGAACTCGATGGTGCGATCGAACCGATCGTGCTCAGCGGCCGCGACGATGCCACCGGCAAAGCTCACACCCTCCAAGACCGGGTGGATGCCATCGCCGAGCGCGCCATCCGCTGGGCCTCACTGCGGGTCAAGCCCCGCAGTGAGAAGAAGCTGGCGATCACCGTGTTCAGCTTCCCGCCCGATAAGGGCAACGTGGGCACCGCGGCCTACCTCGATGTGTTCGGCTCGATCTACCGGGTGCTCGAGGAGATGCGCGCCAAGGGCTATGAGGTGAACGATCTGCCCGCAACGCCCAAGGCGCTCATGGAGGCGGTGCTCCAAGACCCCGAAGCGCTTGAGGGCGCACCAGAGCTGGCGATTGCCCACCGCATGAGCGTGGAGGAATACGAGCGCCTCACGCCCTATTCGGAGCGACTGGAGGAGAACTGGGGCAAGCCCCCCGGCACCCTCAACACCGATGGCACCAACCTGCTGATCTTCGGCCGCCACTTCGGCAACGTGTTCGTTGGCGTGCAGCCCACCTTCGGCTACGAAGGCGACCCGATGCGCCTGCTCTACTCCCGCAGCGCCAGCCCTCACCACGGCTTTGCGGCTTACTACACCTACCTGGAAAAGGTGTGGGGCGCTGACGCCGTACTGCACTTCGGCACCCACGGCTCGCTGGAGTTCATGCCTGGCAAACAGATGGGCATGAGCGAAACCTGCTATCCCGACTCCCTGATCGGCGCGCTGCCCAACCTCTATTACTACGCCGCCAACAACCCCTCAGAAGCCACGATCGCCAAGCGGCGCGGCTACGCCGAAACCATCTCCTACCTCACTCCGCCCGCTGAAAATGCTGGTCTTTACAAGGGTCTGAAGGAACTGGGCGAGCTGGTGGGCTCCTACCAGCAGCTGCGGGAAAGTTCCCGCGGTATTCAGATCGTGAACGCGGTGGTGGAAACAGCCCGCCAGTGCAACCTCGACAAAGACGTGCAGCTGCCCGAGGTGGATGGCTCTGAGCTCGATCAGGATGCGCGCGACGCCGTGATTGGCGCGGTCTACCGCCAGCTCATGGAGATCGAAAGCCGGCTGCTGCCCTGCGGCCTGCACACCATCGGCAAGCCCCCCACCGCCGAAGAAGCGATCGCCACCTTGGTGAACATCGCCGCCCTCGAGCGTGATGACGACGGACTCCGCTCCCTGCCCGCCCTGCTGGCCGAGAGCAAAGGCCGCACCATCACCGACGTGTATGCCGGCAACGACAACGGTGTGCTCGCCGATGTGGAACTCAACCGCGTCATCACCGAGACATCCCGCGCCGCCGTCGGTGCGATGGTGCAAGCCGTGACTGGCAGCGATGGGCGCGTCACCCTGCGGCGCAACTTCGCTTGGTTCTTCAACCTGCTCGAGCAGTTCGGCTTCAAGCTGCCCAGCC
Coding sequences:
- a CDS encoding high light inducible protein: MTQSNTPVIRGATVTQEDGGRLNAFASEPRMQVVEAENGWGFHERAEKLNGRMAMLGFIALLATELALGGESFTRGLLGIG
- a CDS encoding magnesium chelatase subunit H, with translation MFTQVRSASRRVSPAEANGRAVMKAVYVVLEPQYQNALTQAATSLNDQNGPLAIDLSGYLIEELRDPGNYADFCADVAEADVFIGSLIFLEDLAQKVVEAVAPHRDRLKAAVVFPSMPEVMRLNKLGTFSMAQLGQSKSAIAGFMKKRKEAGGAGFQDAMLKLLNTLPTVLKYLPVEKAQDARSFMLSFQYWLGGTPDNLRNFLLMLADKYVFPRSANDRPELQVADPVVFPDLGIWHPLAPGMFEDLKEYLNWNASRKDLSEKARQGPVIGLVLQRSHIVTGDEAHYVAVIQEMEFRGATVIPVFCGGLDFTKPVNAFFYDPINPDMPLVDGVVSLTGFALVGGPARQDHPKAIEVLKKLNRPYMVALPLVFQTTQEWEESDLGLHPVQVALQIAIPELDGAIEPIVLSGRDDATGKAHTLQDRVDAIAERAIRWASLRVKPRSEKKLAITVFSFPPDKGNVGTAAYLDVFGSIYRVLEEMRAKGYEVNDLPATPKALMEAVLQDPEALEGAPELAIAHRMSVEEYERLTPYSERLEENWGKPPGTLNTDGTNLLIFGRHFGNVFVGVQPTFGYEGDPMRLLYSRSASPHHGFAAYYTYLEKVWGADAVLHFGTHGSLEFMPGKQMGMSETCYPDSLIGALPNLYYYAANNPSEATIAKRRGYAETISYLTPPAENAGLYKGLKELGELVGSYQQLRESSRGIQIVNAVVETARQCNLDKDVQLPEVDGSELDQDARDAVIGAVYRQLMEIESRLLPCGLHTIGKPPTAEEAIATLVNIAALERDDDGLRSLPALLAESKGRTITDVYAGNDNGVLADVELNRVITETSRAAVGAMVQAVTGSDGRVTLRRNFAWFFNLLEQFGFKLPSPWLSACRSAGFPDVDQAELDKLFGYLQFCLEQVCADLEMESLLRALDGEYVLPGPGGDPIRNPGVLPSGKNLHALDPQAIPTKAAVAAAKGVVDKLIERQKQEQGTWPETIACVLWGTDNIKTYGESLAQILWFIGVKPVPDSLGRVNKLELLSLEELGRPRIDVVVNCSGVFRDLFINQMALIDQGVKMAAEADEPLEMNFVRKHAQEQAEQEGISLRDAATRVFSNASGSYSSNVNLAVENSTWEEENELQEMYLSRKTFAFNADNPGEMNQKRDVFESVMKTADVTFQNLDSAEISLTDVSHYFDSDPTKLIQGLRDDGKAPTSYIADTTTANAQVRSLSETIRLDSRTKLLNPKWYEGMLNSGYEGVREVAKRLNFTLGWSATSGAVDNFVYEEANDTFINDPEMRKRLMELNPHSFRRIVGTLLEVNGRGYWETSDENIQQLQEIYQEIEDKIEGVAN
- the dapB gene encoding 4-hydroxy-tetrahydrodipicolinate reductase translates to MTASPASASTATSQPIAVVVAGALGRMGAEVVKAVTASPDCRLVGAIDTTSGKEGADVGLELGLAELEVAITADFEGCLCQASQAVRNDGPGAGAVLVDFTHPSVVYEHTRGAIAYGVHPVIGTTGLSPEQLADLATFAEKASVGGAVIPNFSVGMVLLQQAAAAAARFYDFAELTELHHNRKADAPSGTCIKTAELMEELGKSFNPQQVEEHETLAGCRGGERSSGLRLHSIRLPGLVAHQEVMFGAPGETYTLRHDTIDRSAYMPGVLLSVRKVRQLQGLVYGLERLL